Proteins encoded within one genomic window of Humulus lupulus chromosome 1, drHumLupu1.1, whole genome shotgun sequence:
- the LOC133812558 gene encoding BTB/POZ domain-containing protein At3g50780, with protein MAEIKLTRLEQGHTKIRNVPIAVTPEGFWCCPSPVVFQKTIKTQNPLNKPKPSSPPPKITPHRKQNPMTERRIPFTPSRSAAISDGQRILNPEMADGPVLTSSVVTERPPKPKVDSLPRKVAIEFGEAGTSDMKVVLLGKQGFCVKLSVHKNVLVEFSSFFADKLSEEQSSLSSLEIDDCEDIEIYVETVGLMYCKEMKQRLIKQSVSRVLRILKVAEQLGFNSCIHSCLEYLEAVPWVGEEEEEKVVSSVLRLQGEGIGVSPVLKRVSSEISKPSKDTLCQIIELVLKSNDERSRREMKSVVLKLLRENNGLPSYAGSADICHETIYGSCQSCFDSLLSLFKQATDPEFSDKLMETREPVVKQIALESDNLSWLLEILADRQAADEFAVIWASQQELAALHEKLPVVSRYHVSCITARLFVGIGRGELLPSKDTRQLLLQTWLQPLISDYSWLQHGCRSFDRKVVEEGIGRTILTLPLEEQQSIMLSWLSSFLKAGDNCPNLQRAFEVWWRRTFVRPYVETQDNNSFQTDN; from the exons ATGGCGGAAATTAAGCTTACAAGACTAGAACAAGGCCATACCAAGATTAGAAACGTCCCAATTGCTGTAACCCCAGAAGGTTTCTGGTGTTGCCCTTCTCCCGTTGTGTTTCAAAAGACTATCAAAACTCAAAATCCCTTGAACAAACCCAAACCCTCTTCACCTCCTCCCAAGATCACTCCCCATAGAAAACAGAACCCAATGACTGAAAGAAGGATACCCTTTACCCCATCAAGGTCAGCAGCCATTTCTGATGGTCAACGGATTCTCAACCCTGAGATGGCAGATGGACCTGTTCTTACTTCATCTGTTGTTACAGAGAGACCCCCTAAACCGAAAGTTGATAGTTTGCCCAGGAAGGTAGCTATTGAGTTTGGTGAGGCTGGGACTAGTGATATGAAGGTGGTTTTACTGGGAAAGCAAGGATTTTGTGTGAAGTTGAGTGTTCACAAGAATGTTCTTGTGGAGTTTAGTAGTTTCTTTGCTGATAAACTCTCTGAAGAACAGTCCAGTTTGTCAAGTCTTGAGATTGATGATTGTGAAGATATTGAAATCTATGTTGAGACTGTGGGGCTGATGTATTGTAAAGAAATGAAGCAACGGCTGATCAAGCAAAGTGTCTCTCGTGTGCTTCGCATTCTCAAG GTTGCAGAACAACTTGGCTTCAACTCATGCATCCATTCATGTTTAGAGTACTTAGAAGCAGTCCCATGGGttggggaagaagaagaagagaaagttgTCTCATCGGTTCTACGACTCCAAGGTGAGGGTATTGGGGTATCCCCTGTGTTGAAAAGAGTCTCTTCTGAAATTTCCAAGCCCTCAAAAGACACACTTTGCCAAATCATTGAACTTGTTCTCAAAAGCAATGACGAGAGAAGCCGCCGGGAAATGAAGTCTGTAGTCCTGAAGCTCCTCAGGGAAAATAATGGTCTCCCAAGCTATGCAGGTTCTGCTGACATCTGCCATGAAACAATTTATGGTTCATGCCAAAGTTGTTTTGATTCACTACTGTCTCTATTCAAGCAGGCTACAGACCCCGAGTTTTCTGATAAGCTGATGGAAACAAGAGAACCCGTGGTGAAGCAAATAGCTTTAGAATCTGATAATCTGTCATGGTTGCTTGAGATCTTAGCCGACAGGCAAGCAGCAGATGAATTTGCAGTAATATGGGCAAGCCAGCAAGAGTTGGCAGCCTTACACGAAAAGCTCCCTGTCGTGTCTCGCTACCATGTCAGCTGCATTACAGCGAGACTATTCGTTGGCATTGGAAGAGGGGAGCTGCTGCCATCAAAGGATACCCGCCAATTGCTGTTGCAGACATGGTTGCAGCCGTTGATCAGCGACTACAGTTGGTTACAACACGGGTGCAGGTCATTTGATCGGAAGGTTGTGGAAGAAGGAATTGGTAGGACAATCCTGACTTTGCCACTAGAGGAGCAGCAAAGTATTATGCTTTCATGGTTAAGCAGTTTTCTAAAAGCTGGTGATAACTGTCCAAATCTTCAAAGGGCCTTTGAAGTTTGGTGGCGGAGGACCTTTGTCAGACCATACGTGGAAACACAAGATAATAACTCGTTTCAGACAGATAACTAA